In Alkalimarinus alittae, the DNA window TTTAGTAATAGAGTTGAGCAACACTTTACACTTGAAGAACAAACGCTATTCCCCGGGTTTGAAGAGGCGACGGGAATGCGTGCAGGGCCGACAATGGTTATGCGTGGTGAGCACCTTCAAATGCGCGAGATGCTGAAATCGATTACTGCTGCGATAGAAGGTAAAGACGCGGATGATGCTTTAGGGCAGTGTGAATCTTTAATGATATTTATGCAGCAGCATAATATGAAAGAAGAGCAGGTTCTCTACCCAATGCTGAATGACGCATTACCGAAAGAAGAGACTGAACAGAAAATTAGCAGCGCTCTAGTGGCTGTTCAAAACGTAACAAGTGGGTAAAGAGTGAGTGTGATTCATTTAGATGTAAGCGATCTTGAGCCGCCAGAGCCTTATAGTCTTGCTGTAGATATTTTAATGGCTTTGCCAAGTGACGCGATTTTCAAAATGACTCACCGGCAAGAGCCTTTTCCTCTGTATCAGACAGCAGCTGAAATGGGCTTTGACCATTATACGACTTACCCTGCTGAAAATGTCGTGAAAATTCAGTTTTGGCACAAAGATAACATAGAAGCGGCAGCGCGTTTTTTGACTGACTCAACGCCGGATTAACGCCAGATGAAAGCAGACGCAACATTAAACTTTGATTTTGTTCCTTACTGGACAATCCCTTATCGATTTTTTTTAACCGCCCCTTTGTTTGCCGTGCTTGCAGGTATTGTTCTAAGTTTGTTAGGCATTCAACTACTTTTAAGTGAAGATATCGCATTATGGCAGAGCCGATGGATTAAAGATGTCATATTCACACTCCACCTGATAACGATCGGGACTATTACGATGGTGATGGTCGGCGCGTTATTTCAAATTACGTCGGTTGTCGGGGGGCGTCTTTTGCCTGGTGGGCGGCTTGTAGCTGCAGTCGTTTATGGTTGTCTGGCATCGGGTGGCGGGTTATTTTTTATCGCAATGCTGAACGGTGTGGCTGAGTGGTATGCTGCAGCAGCTTGCTTGCTTGTGTTAGGGTTGTTAGTGCTAGTTGTCTGTGGATTAATCGCAATAGCGCGTGCACAACGATACTCCCCAACATTAATGTCTATGAGGTTGTCACTTTTATCTTTATTGATAATGATTAGCGTAGGTGCTGCGCTGCTGTTGATGCACGGTTATCCTGAGTCAGTAGGGTTTGACCGTCGCTGGACTGATTTTCATTTGCTCTGGGCACTGGCGGGTTGGATTGGGCTTTTAATTATGGGCGTAAGTTTCCAAGTTATCCCTATGTTTCATGTGACGCCTTCATTTAATGTGACGTTTCAGCGCTGGATGCCAGTGGTTACGTTCTTAAGCCTAATAACTGCCAGTGTTGTCGAGTTCTTTTACTCGGGCGCATGGGGTACTTCAATTATAATGGGTGTTTTATTAGGGTGTTTTGGTATTTATGCTGCCTATGTTTGGGTGCTGTTGAGCAAGCGAAAACGGAAAATCGAGGATATAACGGTTCTCTTCTGGAAGACCGCAGCCATATCGTTAGCTGTGTTTAGTATCCTGCACTTTGTTTTTAAATTTGATGTGTGGGGAAAGGGTGATCAAACATGGCTATTGAGCGGTGTACTGTTGGTCTTCGGTGTGATTGTTTCTGTGATTGTTGGTATGTTGCAGAAAATAATTCCATTTTTATCTTATCTGCATATGCAGCGGTTTTGCGCGGGAGATTTTGAAGCGATTAAATCGTTACCGCATATGAGGGCTATTTTAAAGATTAAACACTCTCGATACTTTTATCGACTCCACCTTAGCAGCTTGGCACTATTGTTATTGATGATTGTAATACCAGAGATTACACTGCTTGCAGGGTTGTCAGTTTCTATTGAGTTCTCACTGTTATTTTTTATGACCGCAAGAGTTGCGGTCATGGTTTGGAAGGCGGAGCGTAACTGTTTACCGGCTAGCGCTGCATGATAGAAACCGCACCGTTAATTTGAATTCCACCAAATGTGTAATCCCCGCGTGCAGCTGCCCCTGTTGAATGTCTAGCCTGTTCTATTTGTACCCGCTGAACCTGAACATTCTGGTTGATGGTGAGAGTGTTATCTTTATATGACGAGTTATTTAGGTTGGCTTTTTCATCATAGAAAAGTGTCGTGTTACCGAGTGCTCCATTACTGCGCTCACTAACCTTGTATGTCGACACGCTATCTTGTGGGTTGATGTTAGAAGGTGTTAAAGATGCGTTAGCACGGGGCTCTAATGACGAGTCAGTTTCGATGTAACTGGCAGCAGATGATGCCTGTTTGTTTCTTGCCTCAAGTTGACGTTCGCTAACTGACGTTCCTGCTGCGTTGCCTGAAGCCGTTGCTCCCATAATATTAAGCACGTCACCACTTACTGCTAACACGTTACCCATATCTGACTCGGACATCGGCTCAACGCTATAGACGGCATTAGTTTGCAGTACACCTAGTAAAGTTGCACAGAACATTATTGTGTTGGTTTTTAGTTTACTCATACTGCTCACGCGTTTTTATCCTACTGACTAGGCGAATGACCATGTAAAAAGGCCAAGCCTATAATAAGCGTAGGAAATGTGTTAGTTGAGAGGCTATATTATCAGTTTGTAGGTATGTACAAAATGAGCATTTTTGTTAAATGTGAACAAATGTGCACTTTTAGGTGTGGTAATTGATAAATAACAAACTTCACACCGCTTTTCTATTTCGTTAAGCAAAATATTGGAATCGACCTACACTATATAAATAGTGAAAATTTAATATAAATAACTAAAGCTTATGAGCGATTGGTTTTCAGTTGCTAAAGATTAAAGCGTGATAGTAGGCGGATAACACTTCTATTGGTTGTGAAGGCTATGCACGAATGTGGGCCGGATTTTAAGTCGTTTCGACTACTCATCAAATTTAAGCGTGTCAGGCGTGTTAATGGGTATTTGTGTGGAACAAATACAGGCTCGGCACTTACGTATTTACGTTATGAGATCCAGTAGGAGTAACTGATGCACGAGGATTTAGATCCGATTGAAACCCGAGAATGGTTGGAATCACTAGAGTCGGTGATTGATAACGAGGGGGTTGATCGAGCCCAGTACTTATTAACTCGACTAGCAGAAAGAGCAACAAGAGACGGCACTCAATTACCTTATTCAATATATACGCCTTTTCGGAACACTATTCCTGCTCACAAAGAAGCGCGAATGCCTGGCGATCTGTTTATGGAGCGACGAATTCGCTCATTGATTCGCTGGAACGCATTGGCCATGGTACTGAGAGCAAATCAACGCCCAGGAGATTTAGGCGGACATATTTCTACCTTTTCATCGATTGCCACTATGTATGATGTTGGCTTTAATTATTTCTTTCATGCCGGTGATGAGAAACGTGACTCTGATTTAATTTATATACAGGGCCACTCATCACCCGGTATTTACGCTCGGTCTTTTTTAGAGGGGCGAATTTCAACTGAGCAGATGGACAATTATCGAAACGAAGTCGATGGTAATGGTCTGTCTTCCTATCCACACCCTTGGTTAATGCCTGAATACTGGCAGTTCCCGACGGTGTCTATGGGGCTTGGTCCGCTGCAGGCTATTTATCAAGCACATACGATGAAATACATGCATAATCGCGAGTTAGTGGATAACTCAGAGCGTAAAGTATGGTGCTTTATCGGGGATGGAGAGACGGACGAGCCGGAATCACTGGGCGCAATATCACTGGCGGGTAGAGAAAACCTCGACAATCTTATTTTTGTGGTTAACTGTAATTTGCAACGCTTAGATGGCCCGGTACGCGGGAACGGTAAAATCATACAAGAACTCGAAGGCAACTTCCGAGGTGCGGGTTGGAACGTCATTAAAGTGGTTTGGGGGCGACATTGGGATGCGTTATTTGATAATGATACTGATGGCGCGATGCAAAAAGCCATGGATGAATGTGTTGATGGTGATTTGCAGAACTTTAGAGGTCATGGTGCCGCTTATACCCGCAAACACTTTTTTGGGCGATCCCCTGAGCTAGCTAAATTAGCAGAGGGTTTAACTGATGAAGATATTAATCAGTTAAATAGAGGCGGGCATGATCCTTATAAGGTCTATGCGGCCTATCAAGAAGCCGTTAATACAAAAGGTCAGCCTACTGTCATCCTGACGCATACCATAAAAGGGTACGGCTTTGGTAAAGCAGGAGAAGCTCAGAACTCGACGCACTCGCTTAAAAAGCTAGATTTGGATACGTTGAAGTCTTTCCGAGATCGTTTTGGCATTCCGTTGAGCGATGAAGAGCTAAAAGACACGCCTTATTATCGCCCTGCCGCCGACAGCCCCGAAATGCTCTATATGCGAAAGCAGCGTGAGAAATTAGGGGGCTTTTATCCAAAAAGGCGAAAAGACAGTCGGCCATTGACGATTCCAGGTTTAGATGTGTTTGCTGCCCAGTTAAAAGGCTCTAATGGCCGAGAAATTTCTACCACTATGGCATTTGTAAGGATGCTATCAACCCTGACAAAAGATAAACGCATTGGTAAACGTATTGTCCCTATTGTGCCAGATGAAGCGCGAACATTTGGAATGGAGGGTATGTTCCGGCAATTAGGTATTTACACGTCAGAAGGGCAAAAGTATGTGCCCCATGATAGTGATCAGATGATGTTTTACCGCGAAGCGTCTGACGGTCAAATATTGGAAGAAGGGATTAACGAAGCGGGTTCAATGGCAGCATGGATGGCGTGCGCAACGGCTTATAGTACAAGCGATTATCCGCTTATTCCATTCTATACATTCTACTCTATGTTTGGTTTTCAGCGGGTAGGGGATCTTTGTTGGGCTGCAGGAGATATGCGTGCCAGAGGGTTCTTGATGGGGGGGACTGCAGGACGCACGACACTTAATGGTGAGGGCTTGCAACACCAAGATGGCCATAGTCATATTTTGGCGGGTACGGTGCCAAACTGTGTCGCTTATGACCCTGCTTATGCACATGAGTTAGCCGTGATTATTCAGGATGGAATGAGGCGGATGTATGTTGAAAATGAGTGTGTTTATTACTACATCACCATCATGAATGAGAACTATGTACAGCCGGAGATGCTAGAAGGAACAGAGCAAGGCATTATTAAAGGCATGTATTTGCTTGAAGAAATTAAAGCTAAAGGAAAAGGCAAAAAACCACATGTTCAGTTGCTAGGCAGTGGGGCTATTTTAAATGAAGTACGAGCAGGCGCTCAATTATTGGCAGAAGACTTTGGTGTGTCATCTGATGTTTGGAGTGTCACGAGCTTTAATGAGCTTGCAAGAGATGGCGAGCATGTGCGCCGGTGGAATATGCTGCACCCAGAAGAGAAAGATAAAGAGAGTTACGTAGCAGCGTGCCTTAAAGATAGAAAAGGACCAGTGATTGCTTCTAGCGACTATATCAAGCTATATGGAGAACAAATTAGGGCAATGGTGCCGACTGATTATACGGTATTGGGTACCGATGGGTTTGGCCGAAGCGATACGCGAGAAAAGCTACGTCACTTTTTTGAAGTTGACCGGTACTTCGTGGTTGTAGCAGCACTAGAATCACTCTCGAAGCGTGGTGAGATTGATCAAAAGCATGTACTCGAAGCGATTAGGAAATACAACATTGATCGAAACTTACCTAACCCGGCCACCCGCTAATGAGTACTGACCCTATATTGAGGAGCTTGAGATGAGTACGAGTGATATCAAAGTTCCCGACATTGGTGGTAGTACCGATGTCGAGGTAATTGAGTTATGTGTTGCCGCTGGTGACACGATTGCAGTTGATGATGTTTTAGTGGTACTTGAATCAGATAAGGCGACTATGGAAATTCCTGCATCAGCAGCGGGCGATGTGCTAGAGATGAAGCTAGCCGTGGGCGATAAAGTCTCTGAAGGTGATGTTATTGTGTTGATAGAGCCTGCAGATGCCATAAGTGAGCAGGAGTCCGTCTCCGCTGCTGCTAAAGCAGAGAATGAAGAGGACGCTATTGAGCAAGCGCCTGTCAAAGCAGAACGTGAACCTGAAGCGGTATCAGGCTCAGACATAAAAACTGTCTCAGTGCCAGATACCGGAAGCTCAGATAAAGTGACCGTGATTGAGGTGACAATAAAGGTAGGAGATGCGGTTGAAGAAGACGAAACGCTGATTGTAGTGGAGTCTGATAAGGCGACGATGGAGATACCGTCACCTCATAGCGGGACGGTTGAAAAACTCTTAGTGAAAGAAGGTGATACTGTAGGCACCGATGATCCCATTGTTGAACTAATGGTCAAGGGTAAGAGAGGAGCGCCAACTAAAGAAAAAACAGTTGATTCTGAACCTGCACCTAAAGCGGAAACTATTGCTCAAAAAGGAGCGCCAACCGTTGCTCACTCTACTGCAGAAGCCTCCGTTACAACGCATGGCATTGACCAAAAAGTGCATGCAGGGCCCGCTGTTCGTAAGCTCGCACGAGAGTTTGGTGTAGATTTGGTTCATGTCGTGGGGAGTGGCCCAAAGAACCGAATTCTAAAAGAAGATGTTCAGGCATTTGTTAAGGCTGGCTTAAAGCAGGGCTCCGTTTCTGCAGGCGCTGTTGGGCAAGGCATACCTTCTATCACGCTGCCTGATTTTAGCCAGTTTGGAGTAGTAGAGCACACGCCATTAAGTCGTATTCATAAGCTAACCGCTGAAAATATGCATAAAAGTTGGCTGAATGTACCGCATGTTACTCAGTTTGATGAAGCTGACATTACCGATATGGAAGCCTTTAGGAAGTCGCAAAAGGCAGTAGCAGAAGCCAAAGGTACTAAGTTAACGCCTTTGCCTTTTATATTGAAAGCCTGCGCCTATGCAATGAACCGTTATCCTCAGTTTAATGTCTCTATTGATATGGACTCTCATGAGTTGATTCAAAAACGTTACATCAACATTGGTGTAGCCGTTGATACACCGGCAGGTTTAGTGGTGCCTGTCATTAGAGATGTTGATAAAAAAAGTTTATGGCAGTTAGCCGAAGAGTGCATTGATTTAGCGGGAAAAGCCAAAGATAAGAAACTTAAACCGGCCGAAATGCAGGGAGGTTGTTTTACGATATCGAGTTTAGGGAGTGTTGGCGGTACGGCATTTACCCCGATCGTCAATACGCCAGAAGTGGCTATTCTTGGTTTATCAAAAGCATCTATTAAGCCTGTTTGGGATGGGAGCGAATTTTTGCCTCGGTTAATGCTCCCGCTGTCTTTATCTTATGATCACCGAGCCGTTAATGGTGCCGATGCTGCAAGGTTCACTGCGTTACTGGGAGTGTTGCTAGGCGACTTGAGGCAGCTTTTGCTGTAATTAATGGTATATCTATAGCAATAATAAAAAGGAGTGGATGCATTAACCCACGCGATAGAGGCTTATATATCGATCAATGCATCCCAAGAAACCGATGCCTATGCGTTGGCGGCTACTCGCTTGATCATGCAAAATCTGCCTAAAGTTATGGTAGATGGCGCTGACCTTGTGGCAAGACAAAGCATGGCTCAAGCCTCTGATTATGCAGGTTTGGCCATCACCAAAGCTAGTTTGGGGTATGTGCATGCTATATCGCATAATTTGGGTGGATATTACGGCACACTACATGGGATAGGGAATGCTATTGTGCTGCCTTACGTGCTGGAATATTCTAAAGGGGCTGCTACGCTTCGATTGACTGAACTCGCAGAGGTGAGCGGGTTAAAACTTGCGAATGAGTCAGATGAAGCGTTAGCTGAGGCGTTTATATATCGAATTAAATCAATGCTGGGATCGTTTGATATTCCGTCGCAATTAGATGCGCGTAGAGTTGAGGATATCCCTTCAATCGCAAAGAGAGCCCTCAAAGAAGCGCATTACAATTACCCCGTGCCGAGGTATTTGGATCATAAAGGTTGTGAGGCATTATTAACGCAAATGTTAGCTAACTAAGCGCTAAACCCAAAAATGCTAAGCAATAGCCTGTTCCATAAGCCTAGCTCTATTAGGTTGGGCAAGGACATTCTGCTTAATTCGAGTAGAGGATGTCCGTGGGTTATAAAGCACTTGAATAACCTGTTTTCCTTCAGCTTTTAAATAAGCCTCTACTGCGAGGTTGTGAGGCTTGCGTCCCCAGTCCTCGCCGACGACGAAAATATCGACATTCAATTCTTTGCAAGCAGAAACATATTCAAGCGCGTGGTAGGGGCGC includes these proteins:
- a CDS encoding dehydroquinate synthase/iron-containing alcohol dehydrogenase family protein produces the protein MDALTHAIEAYISINASQETDAYALAATRLIMQNLPKVMVDGADLVARQSMAQASDYAGLAITKASLGYVHAISHNLGGYYGTLHGIGNAIVLPYVLEYSKGAATLRLTELAEVSGLKLANESDEALAEAFIYRIKSMLGSFDIPSQLDARRVEDIPSIAKRALKEAHYNYPVPRYLDHKGCEALLTQMLAN
- the aceE gene encoding pyruvate dehydrogenase (acetyl-transferring), homodimeric type translates to MHEDLDPIETREWLESLESVIDNEGVDRAQYLLTRLAERATRDGTQLPYSIYTPFRNTIPAHKEARMPGDLFMERRIRSLIRWNALAMVLRANQRPGDLGGHISTFSSIATMYDVGFNYFFHAGDEKRDSDLIYIQGHSSPGIYARSFLEGRISTEQMDNYRNEVDGNGLSSYPHPWLMPEYWQFPTVSMGLGPLQAIYQAHTMKYMHNRELVDNSERKVWCFIGDGETDEPESLGAISLAGRENLDNLIFVVNCNLQRLDGPVRGNGKIIQELEGNFRGAGWNVIKVVWGRHWDALFDNDTDGAMQKAMDECVDGDLQNFRGHGAAYTRKHFFGRSPELAKLAEGLTDEDINQLNRGGHDPYKVYAAYQEAVNTKGQPTVILTHTIKGYGFGKAGEAQNSTHSLKKLDLDTLKSFRDRFGIPLSDEELKDTPYYRPAADSPEMLYMRKQREKLGGFYPKRRKDSRPLTIPGLDVFAAQLKGSNGREISTTMAFVRMLSTLTKDKRIGKRIVPIVPDEARTFGMEGMFRQLGIYTSEGQKYVPHDSDQMMFYREASDGQILEEGINEAGSMAAWMACATAYSTSDYPLIPFYTFYSMFGFQRVGDLCWAAGDMRARGFLMGGTAGRTTLNGEGLQHQDGHSHILAGTVPNCVAYDPAYAHELAVIIQDGMRRMYVENECVYYYITIMNENYVQPEMLEGTEQGIIKGMYLLEEIKAKGKGKKPHVQLLGSGAILNEVRAGAQLLAEDFGVSSDVWSVTSFNELARDGEHVRRWNMLHPEEKDKESYVAACLKDRKGPVIASSDYIKLYGEQIRAMVPTDYTVLGTDGFGRSDTREKLRHFFEVDRYFVVVAALESLSKRGEIDQKHVLEAIRKYNIDRNLPNPATR
- a CDS encoding adenylyltransferase/cytidyltransferase family protein is translated as MIVYTVGTFDLLHVGHLALLEYCSTLGGVVAVGVASDEVVNSYKPNVPVIPLDQRTEMLQALSCVNIVRPYHALEYVSACKELNVDIFVVGEDWGRKPHNLAVEAYLKAEGKQVIQVLYNPRTSSTRIKQNVLAQPNRARLMEQAIA
- a CDS encoding hemerythrin domain-containing protein, with protein sequence MSSISELMTDDHRSCDEIYANAEEAIAAGKFDSGLALWMEFSNRVEQHFTLEEQTLFPGFEEATGMRAGPTMVMRGEHLQMREMLKSITAAIEGKDADDALGQCESLMIFMQQHNMKEEQVLYPMLNDALPKEETEQKISSALVAVQNVTSG
- the aceF gene encoding dihydrolipoyllysine-residue acetyltransferase, with protein sequence MSTSDIKVPDIGGSTDVEVIELCVAAGDTIAVDDVLVVLESDKATMEIPASAAGDVLEMKLAVGDKVSEGDVIVLIEPADAISEQESVSAAAKAENEEDAIEQAPVKAEREPEAVSGSDIKTVSVPDTGSSDKVTVIEVTIKVGDAVEEDETLIVVESDKATMEIPSPHSGTVEKLLVKEGDTVGTDDPIVELMVKGKRGAPTKEKTVDSEPAPKAETIAQKGAPTVAHSTAEASVTTHGIDQKVHAGPAVRKLAREFGVDLVHVVGSGPKNRILKEDVQAFVKAGLKQGSVSAGAVGQGIPSITLPDFSQFGVVEHTPLSRIHKLTAENMHKSWLNVPHVTQFDEADITDMEAFRKSQKAVAEAKGTKLTPLPFILKACAYAMNRYPQFNVSIDMDSHELIQKRYINIGVAVDTPAGLVVPVIRDVDKKSLWQLAEECIDLAGKAKDKKLKPAEMQGGCFTISSLGSVGGTAFTPIVNTPEVAILGLSKASIKPVWDGSEFLPRLMLPLSLSYDHRAVNGADAARFTALLGVLLGDLRQLLL
- a CDS encoding DUF2249 domain-containing protein; the protein is MIHLDVSDLEPPEPYSLAVDILMALPSDAIFKMTHRQEPFPLYQTAAEMGFDHYTTYPAENVVKIQFWHKDNIEAAARFLTDSTPD